In one window of Leifsonia sp. NPDC080035 DNA:
- a CDS encoding APC family permease, with protein sequence MSPTPAPTSLRRSLGLWAIVGLGLGYMTPMTVFDTFGIVTGETNGVVPAAYLVALVAMVFTAVSYGRMTRVFPSAGSAYTYASETIHPNVGFLVGWSSLLDYLLLPLVNALIVRLYLESFFPQVPGWIWVVGYVVVITAMNLFSMSSTSRVNGILVVFQIVLIAVFVVLTWTALNSGSGNGTPFSLQPLYHSGVHLGAVIGGATVVCFSFIGFDAITMYTEEAKDARTVPRAIVLALMIGGAIFFIAAWFAQSRFPSMAGFHFTDDTLPEIALKTGGLLFQILFISAAVAAAVASSLASHASVSRMIYVMARNGNGRVSRFLSFIHPRFRTPATAVLLVGAVSLLAAAFTLEFVSSMINFGALIAFTVVNATVIIHFALRRREVRGASQIIRNIVLPAIGMLLTGVLWANLHLDALTYGIIWLTIGIITLLVLTRAFRRPLRARLDEDGDAAIITREGAPSEAR encoded by the coding sequence GTGTCCCCCACCCCCGCACCAACGTCACTGCGACGGTCCCTCGGCCTGTGGGCGATCGTCGGCCTCGGCCTCGGCTACATGACGCCCATGACCGTGTTCGACACGTTCGGCATCGTCACGGGAGAGACGAACGGCGTCGTCCCGGCCGCCTACCTCGTCGCGCTCGTCGCCATGGTGTTCACCGCGGTGAGCTACGGGCGCATGACCCGGGTGTTCCCGTCCGCCGGATCCGCGTACACGTACGCGTCGGAGACCATCCACCCGAACGTCGGCTTCCTGGTCGGCTGGTCGTCGCTGCTCGACTACCTGCTGCTGCCCCTCGTGAACGCGCTGATCGTCCGGCTGTACCTGGAGTCGTTCTTCCCGCAGGTGCCGGGCTGGATCTGGGTGGTCGGCTACGTGGTCGTCATCACCGCCATGAACCTGTTCAGCATGTCATCGACCTCGCGCGTGAACGGCATCCTCGTCGTCTTCCAGATCGTGCTGATTGCGGTCTTCGTGGTCCTGACCTGGACGGCCCTGAACTCGGGGTCGGGCAACGGCACGCCGTTCAGCCTGCAGCCGCTCTACCACTCCGGTGTGCACCTCGGCGCCGTGATCGGCGGCGCGACCGTCGTCTGCTTCTCGTTCATCGGGTTCGACGCGATCACCATGTACACCGAGGAGGCCAAGGACGCCCGCACGGTGCCGAGGGCCATCGTGCTCGCGCTCATGATCGGCGGCGCGATCTTCTTCATCGCGGCCTGGTTCGCGCAGTCGCGGTTCCCGAGCATGGCCGGCTTCCACTTCACCGACGACACCCTGCCCGAGATCGCGCTGAAGACCGGCGGACTGCTCTTCCAGATCCTGTTCATCTCGGCCGCCGTCGCGGCGGCGGTGGCGTCGAGCCTCGCATCGCACGCGAGCGTCTCGCGCATGATCTACGTGATGGCGCGCAACGGAAACGGCCGCGTCTCCCGCTTCCTTTCGTTCATCCACCCGCGGTTCCGCACGCCGGCGACGGCTGTGCTCCTGGTGGGGGCGGTGTCGCTGCTGGCGGCCGCGTTCACACTCGAGTTCGTCTCGTCGATGATCAACTTCGGCGCCCTCATCGCGTTCACGGTGGTGAACGCGACGGTCATCATCCACTTCGCGCTGCGTCGGCGCGAGGTCCGCGGTGCGTCGCAGATCATCCGGAACATCGTGCTCCCGGCGATCGGGATGCTGCTCACCGGCGTGCTCTGGGCGAACCTGCACCTGGATGCGCTAACCTACGGCATCATCTGGCTGACGATCGGCATCATCACGCTGCTCGTGCTGACCCGAGCCTTCCGGCGCCCGCTGCGCGCCCGCCTCGACGAGGACGGCGACGCGGCCATCATCACGCGAGAGGGCGCGCCCTCCGA